In Synechococcus sp. CC9616, the following are encoded in one genomic region:
- a CDS encoding Rne/Rng family ribonuclease yields MPQHIVIAEQLRIAAVLSDDRVDELIVAQGRYQIGDVYLGTVENVLPGIDAAFVNIGESEKNGFIHVTDLGPLRLKKASAGITELLEPRQKVLVQVMKEPTGTKGPRLTGNLALPGRYLVLQPHGQGVNISRRIASEAERNRLRALGVLIKPPGAGLLIRTEADGISEDLLIDDLEALLRQWEGIQQAADTAVPPVLLNRDEDFIHRVLRDHMGPDLTRVVVDDPAATNRVTGFLGPDGAAVQVEAHSESNEVLEHFKINDAIRNALKPRVDLPSGGYVIIEPTEALTVIDVNSGSFTRSANARETVLWTNCEAAIEIARQLKLRNIGGVIIIDFIDMDSRRDQLQVLEHFTSSVRDDAARPQIAQLTELGLVELTRKRQGQNIYELFGRACPSCGGLGHVAVLPGKDLLQPLATAAGLVRSVASARAEVLSPSEATNGSRRRRGGRGRGVAEPVSAASGMPTAVAPAEASASDDIQEDATAAVSARRSDPELVAVSMTPEQQELYGWLGLNPALLLETPPESDNIMVRVVRPGEDADAVLEEARQQMAASAGRRRRRGRGGRGTGRNGSGNGAAYSQGSTDATAVAADEVESEAPLMVEITPLPLIPVDTVTAAFETTAAVKTVAEMKGANDSVADSSQSAGEEQAVAAQDPSEEIEEPRRRRRRSSAASSS; encoded by the coding sequence ATGCCCCAACACATCGTTATCGCGGAGCAGTTGCGAATCGCAGCGGTGCTCTCTGATGACCGCGTCGATGAGCTGATTGTTGCCCAGGGTCGTTATCAAATCGGCGACGTTTACCTCGGAACCGTTGAAAACGTTCTGCCTGGCATTGATGCTGCCTTCGTCAATATCGGAGAAAGTGAAAAAAACGGCTTTATTCATGTCACCGATCTAGGCCCTTTGCGGCTGAAGAAGGCGTCGGCAGGCATCACCGAACTGCTCGAGCCTCGTCAGAAGGTTCTTGTTCAGGTGATGAAGGAACCCACCGGTACCAAGGGGCCGCGCCTGACGGGCAACCTTGCCCTCCCGGGCCGTTACCTGGTGCTTCAGCCCCATGGCCAGGGGGTGAACATCTCGCGACGGATTGCTTCGGAAGCTGAGCGCAACAGGCTCAGAGCCCTCGGGGTGCTGATCAAGCCTCCCGGTGCGGGGCTGCTGATCCGCACCGAGGCGGACGGGATCAGTGAGGACCTTCTGATCGATGATCTCGAAGCTCTCCTGCGCCAGTGGGAGGGCATTCAGCAGGCTGCGGACACGGCGGTACCTCCAGTTCTGCTGAATCGCGATGAAGATTTCATCCATCGGGTCCTGAGGGATCACATGGGCCCTGATCTCACCAGGGTCGTCGTTGATGATCCCGCTGCAACGAACCGGGTCACGGGGTTTCTTGGTCCTGATGGTGCAGCGGTTCAGGTGGAAGCGCACAGCGAGTCCAACGAAGTGCTTGAGCACTTCAAAATCAACGACGCCATTCGCAATGCCCTGAAGCCAAGGGTTGATCTTCCCTCTGGCGGCTACGTGATCATCGAGCCCACCGAGGCCCTCACGGTGATCGATGTCAACTCAGGCTCGTTCACGCGTTCGGCCAACGCTCGAGAAACAGTTCTGTGGACCAACTGTGAAGCCGCGATTGAAATCGCTCGCCAGCTGAAGCTTCGCAACATCGGTGGCGTGATCATCATCGATTTCATCGATATGGATTCGCGCCGGGATCAGCTCCAGGTGCTTGAGCACTTCACCAGTTCCGTGCGGGATGACGCGGCACGTCCTCAGATCGCACAACTGACGGAGCTCGGTTTGGTTGAGCTGACGCGCAAACGTCAGGGGCAAAACATTTACGAGCTGTTCGGCCGTGCATGCCCGAGTTGTGGGGGGCTTGGACATGTGGCTGTTCTGCCTGGCAAGGATCTGTTGCAGCCTCTGGCGACGGCGGCGGGGCTGGTGCGTTCCGTTGCATCCGCTCGGGCCGAAGTGCTCTCTCCCTCTGAGGCCACGAACGGCAGCCGCCGCCGCCGTGGAGGTCGCGGTCGTGGTGTGGCTGAGCCGGTCAGCGCGGCATCCGGCATGCCGACTGCAGTGGCTCCGGCCGAAGCCAGCGCCTCTGATGACATCCAGGAGGATGCCACGGCAGCGGTGTCGGCCCGACGGTCCGACCCCGAGCTTGTGGCGGTGTCCATGACGCCGGAGCAGCAGGAGCTCTATGGCTGGCTTGGTCTGAATCCCGCGTTGTTGCTGGAGACGCCGCCTGAGTCGGACAACATCATGGTTCGGGTGGTGCGTCCCGGAGAGGATGCTGACGCTGTGCTGGAAGAAGCCAGACAGCAAATGGCGGCAAGCGCTGGCCGCCGCCGCCGCCGTGGGCGCGGTGGCCGCGGTACCGGCAGGAATGGATCAGGAAACGGAGCTGCTTACAGCCAGGGTTCGACGGATGCGACTGCAGTAGCGGCTGATGAGGTCGAGTCGGAGGCGCCGTTGATGGTGGAAATCACGCCGCTTCCGCTCATCCCTGTGGACACCGTGACGGCTGCCTTTGAGACGACTGCTGCTGTGAAGACAGTTGCTGAGATGAAAGGGGCGAATGATTCGGTGGCGGATTCATCTCAATCGGCCGGCGAGGAGCAAGCCGTTGCCGCGCAGGATCCGTCCGAGGAGATTGAGGAGCCGCGCCGTCGCCGTCGCCGCTCCTCTGCTGCGTCATCCAGCTGA